A genomic segment from Burkholderia plantarii encodes:
- a CDS encoding SphA family protein, translating to MKIQRIISLVACVFFFYYGEMACAVESFKPIGPIGGTDIRQAYLPPPGLYGIGVGVGLTLPKYWGDNDTLDSRGTPIVGGGGLLYVYDTDLFGGKIASTVFETYADQNFGIKGGAKNRSVGFGDIYSDIFMWSRFFPSADYARQPKGGNAMPYGLQVMLGLGMNFPTGKYHASDPVNVGSNIYTFSPSIALTYTKPSIFYDAPGHATEFSARFFFNKYTKNHATDYLSGPTISADFSMTERVNQWQFGIAGTTYTQIADDTIGGTLHPNNGNRASFLSLGPLVSYDFVAAGRYWNLTAKGMLAVAGRNTVASSGVVIRLVTKFK from the coding sequence GTGAAAATTCAACGTATCATTTCGCTCGTTGCATGCGTGTTCTTTTTCTATTACGGAGAAATGGCCTGCGCGGTGGAGTCGTTCAAGCCGATCGGCCCGATTGGGGGGACAGACATTCGTCAAGCTTATCTACCGCCCCCAGGGTTATACGGCATCGGCGTAGGAGTCGGACTCACGCTCCCCAAGTATTGGGGCGATAATGACACCCTCGATTCAAGGGGGACCCCTATAGTTGGAGGCGGCGGCCTTCTATACGTTTACGATACTGATCTATTTGGTGGAAAAATAGCATCGACCGTCTTCGAGACCTACGCTGATCAGAACTTTGGAATCAAAGGTGGAGCAAAGAATAGAAGCGTGGGTTTTGGCGACATATATTCTGATATTTTCATGTGGTCGCGATTTTTCCCGAGCGCGGATTATGCAAGACAGCCGAAAGGCGGAAATGCGATGCCTTACGGCTTGCAAGTCATGCTTGGCCTCGGGATGAATTTTCCTACGGGCAAGTATCACGCCTCGGACCCGGTGAATGTCGGCTCGAATATTTACACGTTCTCCCCAAGCATCGCGCTAACCTACACTAAACCAAGCATCTTTTATGACGCACCTGGCCACGCAACCGAATTCAGCGCCAGATTTTTCTTCAATAAATATACAAAAAATCATGCTACCGACTACCTTTCCGGACCAACGATAAGCGCGGATTTTTCGATGACTGAGCGAGTCAATCAATGGCAGTTTGGTATCGCAGGGACCACCTATACACAAATCGCCGATGATACTATTGGAGGCACCTTACATCCGAACAATGGCAACAGAGCGAGTTTCCTGTCCCTTGGTCCGTTGGTCTCATATGACTTCGTCGCTGCAGGTCGTTACTGGAACCTGACAGCAAAGGGCATGCTGGCTGTGGCCGGGCGGAACACCGTTGCGTCCAGTGGTGTTGTAATTAGGCTCGTTACGAAATTCAAATAA
- a CDS encoding rubredoxin — protein sequence MTNRKSKGFRVWRCMVCGFEYSEQNGFPEEGIPPGTAWEQIPDAWACPDCGMSKSDFEMVPV from the coding sequence ATGACGAATAGAAAATCAAAAGGGTTCAGGGTGTGGCGCTGCATGGTCTGCGGCTTCGAGTATTCCGAACAGAATGGTTTCCCTGAGGAGGGAATTCCGCCCGGAACTGCATGGGAGCAAATCCCCGATGCTTGGGCATGTCCGGATTGTGGCATGAGCAAGAGCGATTTTGAGATGGTTCCAGTGTGA
- a CDS encoding aldehyde dehydrogenase family protein yields the protein MSEYLLSIAGQQVGGKKTINVINPATEQVLATCSVADEEQLDQAVTAASKVQRHWANMSQQSRSSRLLQFANAIEVRTEELAKLLTSEQGKPLTEARLEIAGAVAVIKFYATQELPIVVLEENESGRILEQRVPLGVVAAITPWNFPVILLAMKIAPALIVGNAVVAKPSPYTPLTTTVIGKIANAIFPPGVLNVIVDNNDLGVKLTSHPLISKISFTGSTETGRRVMGSAAASLKRLTLELGGNDAAIVLEDVDVEATAEKIFAASMFNAGQVCLATKRVYAHRSVYAALCAALTKLAKSAVVGDGTEPNVTVGPVQNRAQFEKVLSLIESAKSTGSVLAGGDRLDRPGYFIQPTIVADLPNDAPLVMQEQFGPVLPVLPFDDVDDAIEWTNSCELGLGGVIWSKDTDRALDVALKIGSGIVWINKFLEIPFTVPFGGAKQSGIGREQGIEGMKEFTQAKVINMALGG from the coding sequence ATGAGCGAATATTTGCTTTCGATCGCTGGCCAACAGGTTGGTGGAAAAAAAACGATCAATGTGATAAACCCCGCGACTGAACAAGTATTGGCAACGTGTTCCGTTGCCGATGAAGAGCAACTTGACCAAGCGGTTACGGCGGCTTCCAAGGTGCAACGCCATTGGGCCAATATGTCCCAACAGTCTAGAAGTAGCCGGTTGTTGCAATTTGCCAACGCTATCGAGGTCCGGACTGAAGAACTTGCCAAGTTGCTCACCAGTGAGCAAGGCAAGCCGTTGACCGAAGCCAGATTGGAGATTGCCGGCGCGGTAGCTGTCATCAAGTTTTATGCAACTCAAGAACTCCCTATTGTTGTACTGGAAGAGAACGAGAGCGGACGGATTCTTGAGCAACGCGTACCTTTGGGCGTCGTCGCAGCAATCACGCCCTGGAATTTTCCGGTCATACTGCTCGCAATGAAGATCGCTCCAGCGCTTATTGTTGGCAATGCGGTCGTCGCAAAACCGTCTCCGTATACTCCATTGACGACGACAGTCATTGGAAAAATAGCGAACGCAATCTTTCCGCCAGGCGTACTGAATGTCATCGTTGACAATAACGACCTTGGAGTAAAACTAACGTCACATCCATTGATCAGCAAGATCAGCTTTACCGGCTCCACGGAAACCGGAAGACGCGTAATGGGCAGTGCGGCAGCAAGCTTGAAACGGCTGACGCTGGAGCTCGGGGGCAATGACGCAGCCATCGTGCTGGAAGACGTGGATGTCGAAGCAACTGCAGAGAAAATCTTTGCCGCCTCCATGTTCAACGCAGGTCAGGTCTGCCTGGCCACCAAGAGAGTCTACGCACACCGCTCGGTGTACGCAGCGCTGTGTGCTGCTTTGACGAAGCTCGCGAAGAGCGCAGTCGTGGGCGATGGCACTGAACCTAACGTCACCGTAGGACCAGTTCAAAACCGGGCGCAATTTGAAAAAGTGCTTTCGTTGATTGAAAGCGCAAAAAGCACCGGCTCGGTGCTTGCCGGAGGCGATCGGCTTGATAGGCCGGGTTATTTTATCCAGCCGACAATTGTTGCTGATTTGCCGAATGATGCGCCTCTTGTCATGCAAGAGCAGTTTGGCCCTGTTCTCCCGGTCTTGCCTTTTGATGATGTGGACGATGCGATCGAATGGACAAATTCCTGTGAGCTGGGACTTGGCGGCGTGATCTGGTCGAAAGATACCGACAGGGCACTGGACGTGGCGCTGAAGATCGGCAGCGGTATTGTGTGGATCAATAAGTTTCTGGAGATCCCCTTCACTGTGCCATTTGGAGGAGCAAAGCAGTCGGGAATTGGCCGGGAGCAGGGAATTGAGGGCATGAAAGAATTCACTCAGGCCAAAGTCATAAACATGGCACTTGGCGGCTAA
- a CDS encoding oxygenase MpaB family protein → MSTDGPTISVNKVVTKERLYGKESRWRRNGTPQPGSSSTDFGVFGPGSVAWEVLLHPASIVFQTSSQGLLQLTYKPILAGVRDWDPLSKKARNGTLTIFDYFDRLQRNSGIHAPMWLGDRDTAQRVARHLGNIHAKVAADVIDSGAPELGGYAANSPRESMWAALTEMHSMLWIYESLAYKGFRRVGRLPANLRDQFISEVSEYCRLFPARDEQLPRTMEDLKALYKRDEKLFGTSPTMPIIPETGQNFWELLHETVKKNDHPSQWRVKLQLFFQNKVFAIPVQAAASHRTRHNMGMSPRQEAKVLARARRMRPLIWLLQRRPIANYFMRIMWGPDGARLIESARKLHEEAKKEKGLRFASRT, encoded by the coding sequence ATGAGCACGGATGGACCGACAATTAGTGTCAACAAGGTGGTCACGAAGGAACGCCTGTACGGGAAGGAGTCGCGCTGGAGAAGAAATGGGACACCTCAGCCGGGCTCCTCCTCGACGGACTTCGGTGTGTTTGGGCCAGGCTCGGTGGCATGGGAGGTACTCCTTCACCCGGCATCGATCGTGTTTCAAACCTCGTCGCAGGGGCTGCTGCAACTCACCTACAAGCCGATTCTTGCCGGCGTGCGGGACTGGGATCCTCTGTCGAAGAAGGCACGAAACGGCACTCTGACCATCTTCGATTATTTTGATCGCTTGCAGCGCAATTCGGGCATCCACGCGCCCATGTGGCTGGGTGACAGGGATACTGCCCAACGTGTAGCCAGGCACCTTGGCAACATTCATGCAAAGGTGGCTGCTGACGTCATCGACTCCGGTGCGCCGGAGTTGGGAGGATACGCAGCCAACTCCCCCCGCGAATCCATGTGGGCGGCATTGACGGAAATGCACTCGATGCTTTGGATTTACGAATCGCTGGCATACAAGGGGTTTCGGCGCGTTGGACGTCTACCCGCGAACCTCCGCGATCAATTCATCAGCGAAGTTTCCGAATACTGCCGCCTATTTCCAGCGCGTGATGAGCAATTGCCTCGGACGATGGAGGATCTCAAGGCGCTTTACAAGAGAGACGAGAAATTGTTCGGGACCTCTCCAACGATGCCCATCATCCCCGAGACGGGACAAAACTTTTGGGAGCTTCTCCACGAGACCGTGAAGAAGAATGACCATCCCAGTCAATGGCGAGTGAAACTTCAGCTTTTCTTTCAAAACAAGGTTTTTGCTATCCCGGTGCAGGCGGCGGCCTCGCATCGAACCAGGCACAACATGGGTATGTCGCCACGGCAGGAAGCGAAGGTGCTCGCCCGGGCCAGGCGCATGCGCCCTTTGATTTGGTTGCTGCAGCGCCGGCCGATCGCAAATTACTTCATGCGAATCATGTGGGGGCCTGACGGGGCTCGCTTGATCGAGTCGGCTAGAAAGTTGCATGAAGAGGCAAAAAAAGAAAAAGGTCTCCGTTTCGCCTCGCGAACATAA
- a CDS encoding helix-turn-helix domain-containing protein, whose amino-acid sequence MSVAGSRKKRLRGARFDFASIGERLRAYRMAAELRSEDVAERLAISRAAVYKLERGEIVKIDTLERLAALFGVSLANLLGVEVEYHDSAVSYFERMRQLESRAQRIVAHFDPFSFLLTSDDYEDWLRTMLAESAPPAPADADWPRTLTNVMVILAERKAAYRQAPPNVTSLIGLRQIEQFLHHGLVGRLGLPPGVQLERKLAARREVARIVGMLEDDAAGVRIGIVNDNLPSETFQIFESCESVHVAASPFRLGELPNIRTGIATITTSADALAMYRKMIDRLWTGAAKGKAGAKLLKALLERV is encoded by the coding sequence ATGTCCGTAGCCGGTTCCCGAAAAAAGCGTCTTCGCGGCGCGCGCTTCGACTTCGCCAGCATCGGCGAACGTCTGCGCGCGTACCGGATGGCCGCCGAACTGCGCAGCGAGGACGTGGCCGAGCGTCTGGCGATTTCACGCGCGGCCGTCTACAAGCTCGAACGCGGCGAGATCGTGAAGATCGACACGCTGGAGCGGCTCGCCGCGCTGTTCGGCGTCTCGCTCGCGAACCTGCTCGGCGTGGAGGTGGAATATCACGATTCGGCGGTCAGCTATTTCGAGCGGATGCGCCAGCTCGAAAGCCGCGCGCAGCGCATCGTCGCGCATTTCGATCCGTTCTCGTTCCTGCTCACCTCGGACGACTACGAAGACTGGCTGCGCACGATGCTCGCGGAGAGCGCGCCGCCCGCGCCCGCCGATGCCGACTGGCCGCGCACGCTGACCAACGTGATGGTGATCCTGGCCGAGCGCAAGGCCGCGTACCGGCAGGCGCCGCCGAACGTGACGAGCCTGATCGGGCTGCGCCAGATCGAGCAGTTCCTGCATCACGGGCTGGTGGGCCGCCTCGGCCTGCCGCCCGGCGTGCAGCTCGAACGCAAGCTCGCCGCGCGCCGCGAGGTGGCGCGCATCGTCGGCATGCTCGAGGACGACGCGGCCGGCGTGCGGATCGGCATCGTCAACGACAACCTGCCGAGCGAAACCTTCCAGATCTTCGAGAGCTGCGAGAGCGTACACGTGGCGGCCTCGCCGTTCCGGCTCGGCGAACTGCCGAACATCCGCACCGGCATCGCCACGATCACGACCTCGGCCGACGCGCTCGCGATGTACCGCAAGATGATCGACCGGCTCTGGACCGGCGCCGCGAAGGGCAAGGCGGGTGCGAAGCTGCTGAAGGCGTTGCTGGAGCGCGTGTAG
- a CDS encoding SWIM zinc finger family protein, protein MSPTLADVLTLAAVLELADEKTVARGHACFHEGAVSRLDVDVDRLRATVRGGALYTVELRAGAGRELIHACSCPVGERRQFCKHAVAVALSWLENSGAEVFPVPDVPAKAARKPRKTQADWIDEFLATLDVQALRDWLREAAASDRALRDKLLLAARASGGDKADLKAAVRRIARVSRHLDWREASGYAAGLETLAGSLRERLDGARAGQVVELAELAIELAVASLERVDDSGGAVLPAIRELAAVHLDACLRTRPEPVSLARRLFGLQLIDDWTILGDVLPAYAPALGTDGLQRYREQLDARWDALPALDIGADRRQSYEDDRLRIEAAKLALARFDDDADALIAALAKDLSSGYRFLQVAEACVEYGRDDEALAWARRGIAAGGSHPDTRLHAFCIALHLRNQDFADADACAWQRFLCRPSADAFAALMQVAATTGSTEATRTRALAHLRACIERDASARDDVGTIRRTAYRGELVKALLMGDDAEAAWRVFNEGTVPTEVWRAMAEARGRAHPHDAIALYHRLLPAEIERGTYGARYEPAFEIVKAIAGLRRRHGEHDEFAAELETIRTTHRAKRNFVKLLDSLS, encoded by the coding sequence ATGTCCCCTACGCTTGCCGATGTCCTGACGCTCGCCGCCGTTCTCGAACTCGCCGACGAGAAGACCGTCGCGCGCGGGCATGCCTGTTTCCACGAGGGCGCGGTATCGCGCCTCGACGTCGACGTCGACCGGCTGCGGGCCACGGTGCGCGGCGGTGCGCTCTACACGGTCGAGCTGCGCGCCGGCGCCGGCCGCGAGTTGATCCATGCCTGCAGCTGTCCGGTGGGCGAGCGCAGGCAATTCTGCAAGCACGCGGTGGCGGTCGCCTTGTCATGGCTCGAAAATTCCGGCGCCGAGGTGTTCCCGGTGCCAGACGTGCCCGCAAAAGCCGCGCGCAAGCCGCGCAAGACCCAGGCGGACTGGATCGACGAGTTCCTCGCCACGCTCGACGTGCAGGCGCTGCGCGACTGGCTGCGCGAGGCGGCGGCAAGCGATCGTGCCCTGCGCGACAAGCTGCTGCTGGCGGCGCGCGCGAGCGGCGGCGATAAGGCCGACCTGAAAGCGGCGGTGCGCCGGATCGCACGCGTGAGCCGGCATCTGGACTGGCGCGAGGCGTCCGGTTACGCGGCGGGTCTGGAGACGCTGGCCGGCAGCCTGCGCGAACGGCTCGATGGCGCGCGAGCCGGACAGGTGGTCGAGCTGGCCGAACTGGCGATCGAGCTCGCGGTGGCAAGCCTCGAACGCGTCGACGATTCGGGCGGCGCGGTGCTGCCCGCGATCCGTGAACTGGCGGCCGTGCATCTCGATGCCTGCCTGCGCACGAGGCCGGAGCCCGTGTCGCTCGCGCGGCGGCTGTTCGGCCTGCAACTCATCGACGATTGGACGATCCTCGGCGACGTGCTGCCGGCTTATGCGCCGGCGCTCGGCACCGACGGACTGCAACGCTACCGCGAACAGCTCGACGCGCGCTGGGATGCGTTGCCGGCGCTCGATATCGGTGCCGATCGGCGCCAGTCCTACGAGGACGATCGGCTGCGGATCGAGGCGGCCAAGCTGGCGCTGGCCCGCTTCGACGACGATGCCGACGCGCTGATCGCGGCACTCGCCAAGGATCTGTCGAGCGGCTACCGGTTCCTGCAAGTGGCCGAGGCCTGTGTGGAATACGGCCGCGACGACGAGGCGCTCGCCTGGGCGCGGCGCGGCATCGCCGCGGGCGGCAGTCATCCGGACACGCGGCTTCATGCGTTTTGCATCGCCCTGCATTTGCGCAACCAGGATTTCGCCGACGCGGATGCGTGCGCGTGGCAGCGCTTTCTCTGCCGGCCCTCGGCCGATGCGTTCGCGGCGTTGATGCAGGTCGCGGCAACGACCGGCAGCACCGAGGCGACGCGGACCCGCGCACTGGCGCATCTGCGCGCGTGTATCGAGCGCGACGCGTCTGCGCGGGACGACGTCGGCACGATCCGGCGGACCGCCTATCGCGGCGAACTCGTCAAGGCGCTGCTGATGGGCGACGATGCCGAGGCGGCCTGGCGCGTGTTCAACGAAGGCACGGTGCCCACCGAGGTCTGGCGCGCCATGGCCGAGGCGCGCGGGCGCGCCCACCCGCACGACGCGATCGCGCTGTACCACCGGCTGCTGCCCGCGGAGATCGAGCGCGGCACCTACGGCGCGCGCTACGAGCCGGCTTTCGAGATCGTGAAGGCGATCGCCGGCCTGCGGCGGCGGCATGGCGAGCATGACGAATTCGCGGCCGAACTTGAAACGATACGTACGACCCACCGCGCCAAACGCAATTTCGTCAAGCTGCTCGATTCGCTGTCCTGA
- a CDS encoding LysR substrate-binding domain-containing protein: MEIKWIEDFLALAQYQSFSRAAEFRNVTQSGFSRRIQSLEQWVGAELIDRSGFPPVLTPAGRLFREVAEDVLHKLNDTRAIIRTEQRIGGRGLQIAAGHTIALNFLPGWLKALAGRFGEVRARVVPANVHDSILALVNGNCELMFAYHHPELPLHLDPARYEHLTVGIDTLLPVSRPTPRAAPLFRLPGTAKQPLPLISYTDTSYFGRCQALLLARARTAPALRLHYESDMAEVLKKLVIESEGLAWLPRSAVARELAAGELVMAGPSAWHLDVELRVYRDATRRDAFVDTLWQHLRASA, from the coding sequence ATGGAAATCAAGTGGATCGAGGACTTCCTGGCCCTCGCGCAATACCAGAGTTTTTCGCGCGCGGCGGAGTTCCGCAACGTCACGCAGTCCGGCTTCAGCCGGCGCATCCAGTCGCTCGAACAATGGGTGGGCGCCGAGTTGATCGACCGCAGCGGCTTTCCGCCGGTGCTGACGCCGGCCGGGCGGCTGTTTCGCGAAGTCGCCGAGGACGTGCTGCACAAGCTCAACGACACGCGCGCGATCATCCGCACCGAGCAGCGCATCGGCGGGCGCGGCCTGCAGATCGCCGCCGGCCACACCATCGCGCTGAACTTCCTGCCCGGCTGGCTGAAGGCGCTGGCCGGGCGCTTCGGCGAAGTGCGCGCGCGCGTCGTGCCGGCCAACGTCCACGATTCGATCCTCGCGCTGGTGAACGGCAACTGCGAGCTGATGTTCGCCTATCACCATCCCGAGCTGCCGCTCCATCTCGACCCGGCCCGCTACGAGCACCTGACGGTGGGCATCGACACGCTGCTGCCCGTGAGCCGGCCCACGCCGCGCGCGGCGCCGCTGTTCCGGCTGCCCGGCACCGCGAAGCAGCCGCTGCCGCTGATCTCCTACACCGACACCAGCTACTTCGGGCGCTGCCAGGCGTTGCTGCTCGCGCGCGCCCGCACGGCGCCCGCGCTGCGGCTGCATTACGAATCGGACATGGCCGAGGTGCTGAAGAAGCTCGTGATCGAAAGCGAAGGGCTCGCGTGGCTGCCGAGGAGCGCGGTCGCGCGCGAACTCGCGGCCGGCGAACTGGTCATGGCCGGGCCCAGCGCGTGGCATCTGGACGTGGAACTGCGCGTCTATCGCGATGCCACGCGCCGCGACGCGTTCGTCGATACGCTCTGGCAGCATCTGCGTGCTTCAGCCTGA
- the serC gene encoding 3-phosphoserine/phosphohydroxythreonine transaminase encodes MNSPAVLNFSGGPGALPDAVLRETREAILALPETGVSVLGMSHRSDWFLALVDEAERTLRALLGLNERHAICFLQGGSSLLFATIPMNFAGSGRGLPAYVDAGYWSARASAEARRAGGCRVVWDGRESGYRSLPELASLALPADTRYLHYVSNETVEGLQFAAPEGEIAAPLIADMSSDFLSKPAEVGRHAMVYAHAQKNLGPAGVTVALIDRAWLERIPDGLPSILDFRTHVAHRSNYNTPPVFAIYVLTLVVRWLAREIGGLAAMARRNAAKAGRLYATLDALGDAVTVHAGRRWRSTMNAAFTFGDARLDQAFIEQARALGMIGLEGHRSLGGLRASLYNAVTPEAVAVLCEALADFGRARA; translated from the coding sequence ATGAATAGCCCTGCTGTCCTGAACTTCTCCGGTGGCCCCGGCGCGCTGCCCGACGCGGTGCTGCGCGAGACGCGCGAGGCGATCCTCGCGCTGCCGGAAACGGGCGTGTCGGTGCTCGGCATGAGCCACCGGTCCGACTGGTTCCTGGCGCTGGTGGACGAGGCCGAGCGGACCCTGCGCGCGCTGCTGGGGCTGAACGAGCGTCACGCGATCTGTTTCCTGCAGGGCGGCAGCAGCCTGCTGTTCGCCACGATCCCGATGAATTTCGCCGGCTCGGGGCGCGGCCTGCCGGCCTATGTCGATGCCGGCTACTGGAGCGCGCGGGCCAGCGCCGAGGCGCGCCGGGCGGGCGGCTGCCGCGTGGTGTGGGACGGCCGCGAAAGCGGCTACCGGAGCCTGCCCGAGCTGGCGTCGCTGGCGCTGCCGGCCGATACGCGCTATCTGCACTACGTCTCGAACGAAACCGTCGAGGGCCTGCAGTTCGCCGCGCCCGAGGGCGAGATCGCGGCGCCGCTGATCGCCGACATGTCGTCGGACTTTCTCTCGAAGCCGGCCGAGGTGGGCCGCCATGCGATGGTCTACGCCCACGCGCAGAAGAATCTCGGGCCGGCCGGCGTGACCGTGGCGCTGATCGATCGCGCCTGGCTGGAGCGCATTCCCGACGGCCTGCCGTCGATCCTCGACTTTCGCACCCACGTCGCGCATCGCTCGAACTACAACACGCCGCCGGTGTTCGCGATCTATGTGCTGACGCTGGTGGTGCGCTGGCTGGCGCGCGAGATCGGCGGGCTGGCGGCGATGGCGCGGCGCAACGCGGCCAAGGCCGGGCGCCTGTACGCGACGCTCGACGCGCTCGGCGACGCGGTCACCGTGCATGCCGGGCGCCGCTGGCGTTCGACGATGAACGCGGCGTTCACGTTCGGCGACGCGCGGCTCGACCAGGCCTTCATCGAGCAGGCGCGCGCGCTCGGCATGATCGGCCTGGAGGGCCATCGCTCGCTGGGCGGCCTGCGCGCCTCGCTCTACAACGCCGTCACGCCCGAGGCGGTGGCCGTGCTGTGCGAGGCGCTGGCCGATTTCGGCCGCGCGCGCGCCTGA
- a CDS encoding ATP-grasp domain-containing protein — MTAPNPSPALTAPATTAMPDGIADLSRQLDRAPLDADLHERLFARLRAHGDTAGAAAHELALAALRMLGAAPDEQRALALYNLATVYLMHGRHADARHWYRHTLAIAPGIAAAHQNLAVLLDGDGQPEAAAAHRSQAYRLQRVFIEPALGTAPLRLLILGCGRGNGNVPIGGLLPLARVCRIRYAIDYADAMEDGQLPPYDLVFNALGDADVAEPLGERLARFMAACPRPVLNAPDAVARTRRDRIGTLLAGIADLVVPACVRLSARPGSAPALARELAEAGVGFPVLLRPAASHGGDQVTLQATPEALWAALGALSGPCYATAFHDSRGADGHFRKYRMIYVGGKPHAYHLAISRRWLVHYFSAGMTGHAWKLDEERRFLASPAEALGARAMAALEAVGARLGLDYAGIDFSRLPDGRVLVFEANATMLAHREPPAGPLAFKNPGVERIAQAVGRLLETRKPDGAGITA, encoded by the coding sequence ATGACCGCGCCGAATCCGTCGCCCGCCTTGACCGCGCCCGCCACGACCGCCATGCCGGACGGGATCGCGGACCTGTCGCGACAACTCGACCGCGCGCCGCTCGACGCCGATCTGCACGAGCGGCTGTTCGCGAGACTGCGCGCCCACGGCGACACGGCCGGCGCCGCCGCGCACGAGCTGGCGCTGGCCGCGCTGCGCATGCTCGGCGCGGCGCCCGACGAGCAGCGCGCGCTGGCGCTCTACAACCTCGCGACCGTCTACCTGATGCACGGCCGCCACGCCGATGCGCGTCACTGGTATCGGCACACGCTGGCGATCGCGCCCGGCATCGCGGCGGCGCACCAGAACCTCGCGGTGCTGCTCGACGGGGACGGTCAGCCCGAGGCGGCCGCCGCGCATCGTTCGCAGGCCTACCGGCTGCAGCGCGTCTTCATCGAGCCGGCGCTGGGGACGGCGCCGCTGCGCCTCCTGATCCTCGGCTGCGGGCGCGGCAACGGCAACGTGCCGATCGGCGGGCTGCTGCCGCTGGCCCGCGTCTGCCGCATCCGTTACGCGATCGACTATGCCGACGCGATGGAGGACGGCCAACTGCCGCCCTACGATCTCGTCTTCAACGCGCTCGGCGACGCGGACGTGGCCGAACCGCTCGGCGAGCGGCTCGCGCGTTTCATGGCGGCGTGCCCGCGCCCCGTCCTCAACGCGCCGGACGCGGTTGCCCGCACGCGGCGCGATCGCATCGGCACGCTGCTGGCCGGCATCGCCGATCTGGTGGTGCCGGCCTGCGTGCGCCTGTCCGCGCGCCCCGGCAGCGCGCCGGCGCTCGCGCGCGAGCTGGCCGAAGCCGGCGTCGGCTTCCCGGTGCTGCTGCGGCCCGCGGCGAGCCACGGCGGCGACCAGGTCACGCTGCAGGCCACGCCCGAAGCGCTGTGGGCCGCGCTGGGCGCGCTGTCCGGCCCCTGCTACGCGACCGCGTTCCATGATTCGCGCGGCGCCGACGGCCATTTCCGCAAGTACCGCATGATCTATGTCGGCGGCAAGCCGCACGCCTACCATCTGGCGATTTCGCGCCGCTGGCTGGTGCATTACTTCTCGGCCGGGATGACCGGACACGCCTGGAAACTCGACGAGGAGCGCCGCTTTCTCGCGAGCCCGGCCGAGGCGCTCGGCGCGCGGGCGATGGCCGCGCTCGAAGCCGTCGGCGCGCGCCTCGGCCTCGACTACGCCGGGATCGATTTCTCGCGGCTGCCGGACGGACGCGTGCTCGTGTTCGAGGCGAACGCGACGATGCTGGCCCATCGCGAGCCGCCAGCCGGCCCGCTGGCCTTCAAGAACCCCGGCGTCGAACGGATCGCGCAGGCGGTGGGCCGGCTGCTCGAGACGCGCAAGCCGGACGGCGCCGGCATCACGGCCTGA